A region from the Kribbella shirazensis genome encodes:
- a CDS encoding glycosyltransferase, translated as MNIADDRLVPSVPTRRLVIVVRADPVICGHSGEARCLAEVALTRGFDDVRIVTWPLDALEAAGLPLKPLDRVLPYSPGITVERPGPVGDYRVPDGRYLSGLIGRLVELFSDGVPTVAMSLYLSPHAIAVQEAVQVARRIGPARVVTVAEAVGSDITNVVRECVDTGRFGAAAHILSIYLAADHCVAVSEYTRDLIVASAATLDSMHGTTFAQRCRERIAISYPAVDSWSYLSLTEDRIAETLARRGLSRDGYVLFLSRIASAKGVDDLIDAYAGSRSAERVQLVLAGRGPQEDEVMARVAAAGLGERVRVLTDVDDAEKPALMAGSAAFVLPTREQPEFVETFGIALVEKALAGGGPIITCAIGGVPEAVGDTALLVPQRDPATLRAVLDEVVCDWTLEQRAAAERRARAYALQFDRVAVFDRLFALAESPAVHVA; from the coding sequence ATGAACATCGCCGACGACAGGCTCGTCCCGTCCGTACCCACCCGCCGCCTGGTCATCGTTGTCCGGGCCGATCCGGTGATCTGCGGGCACTCCGGTGAGGCACGGTGTCTCGCGGAGGTGGCGCTCACCCGCGGGTTCGACGACGTACGGATCGTGACCTGGCCGCTGGACGCGCTGGAAGCGGCCGGGCTGCCGTTGAAACCACTCGATCGCGTGCTGCCGTACAGCCCCGGCATCACCGTGGAGCGGCCTGGTCCCGTTGGCGACTACCGGGTTCCGGACGGGCGGTACCTGTCCGGGCTCATCGGGCGGCTGGTCGAGCTTTTCAGCGACGGGGTGCCGACGGTGGCGATGTCGCTGTACCTGAGTCCGCACGCGATCGCCGTACAGGAGGCCGTCCAGGTGGCGCGCCGGATCGGGCCCGCACGGGTCGTCACGGTGGCTGAGGCGGTGGGCTCCGACATCACCAACGTGGTGCGCGAGTGCGTGGACACCGGCCGGTTCGGGGCGGCCGCGCACATCCTGTCGATCTACCTGGCGGCCGATCACTGCGTGGCGGTGTCGGAGTACACCAGGGACCTGATCGTGGCCTCGGCGGCGACCCTCGACAGCATGCACGGTACGACGTTCGCGCAGCGGTGCCGTGAGCGGATCGCGATCTCCTACCCGGCGGTCGACTCCTGGTCCTACCTGTCGCTCACCGAGGACAGGATCGCCGAAACTCTTGCTCGGCGCGGCCTTTCGCGGGACGGGTACGTGCTGTTCCTGTCCCGGATCGCGTCGGCGAAGGGTGTCGATGACCTGATCGACGCCTACGCCGGTTCGCGGTCGGCCGAGCGGGTGCAGCTGGTCCTGGCCGGGCGCGGGCCGCAGGAAGACGAGGTGATGGCACGGGTGGCGGCAGCGGGCCTGGGCGAGCGGGTGCGCGTGCTGACCGACGTGGACGATGCGGAGAAGCCGGCGCTGATGGCCGGGAGCGCGGCGTTCGTGCTGCCGACGCGCGAGCAGCCGGAGTTCGTGGAGACGTTCGGGATCGCGCTGGTCGAGAAGGCTCTCGCCGGCGGCGGACCGATCATCACCTGCGCGATCGGCGGTGTACCCGAGGCGGTCGGTGACACGGCCTTGCTGGTGCCACAGCGTGACCCGGCCACGCTGCGGGCCGTGCTTGACGAGGTCGTGTGCGACTGGACCCTCGAGCAGCGGGCGGCGGCCGAGCGGCGCGCGCGGGCGTACGCGCTGCAGTTCGACCGGGTCGCGGTGTTCGACCGGCTCTTCGCGCTCGCCGAGTCCCCCGCCGTCCACGTCGCCTGA
- a CDS encoding VOC family protein — protein MHRSRVSTFLIDVKQDEVDDAVTFWAKALGVRTSSPDGEPQFISLHDAIPGYVTAIQSVDDEPRYHLDIETDDVPAEVARLTDLGAVEVASWQGCHTLRAPGGHLLCVIPVHSDPEYFQQHATVWGNE, from the coding sequence ATGCACCGCAGTCGAGTCTCCACGTTTCTCATCGACGTCAAGCAGGACGAGGTCGACGACGCCGTGACGTTCTGGGCCAAGGCCCTGGGGGTCCGCACCTCGTCGCCGGACGGCGAGCCGCAGTTCATCTCCCTGCACGACGCGATCCCCGGTTACGTGACCGCGATCCAGTCCGTCGACGACGAGCCCCGGTACCACCTGGACATCGAGACCGACGACGTACCCGCCGAGGTCGCGCGCCTGACCGACCTCGGCGCTGTCGAGGTCGCGAGCTGGCAAGGCTGCCACACCCTCCGCGCCCCGGGCGGACACCTGCTCTGCGTGATCCCGGTCCACAGCGACCCGGAGTACTTCCAGCAGCACGCGACCGTCTGGGGCAACGAGTAA
- a CDS encoding GNAT family N-acetyltransferase, which yields MRVIEESQLTVVPANEAPWEDLQAVLGTADAGQCQCQRFKVRGWIWRDSTLDERTTRLQDQTACGTPDAPSTSGLIAYVDDEPAGWVAVEPRTAYPKLRTSRVPWTDRTEDKDDESVWAVTCMVVRKGFRGRGLTYHLARAVIPYARARGARALEAYPMLTQPGKTITWGELHVGPHQAFEEAGFRQVTHPTLRRTVMRIDF from the coding sequence ATGCGGGTGATCGAGGAGTCGCAACTGACCGTCGTACCGGCGAACGAGGCGCCGTGGGAGGACCTGCAGGCGGTGCTCGGTACGGCGGACGCGGGACAGTGCCAGTGTCAGCGGTTCAAGGTCCGCGGGTGGATCTGGCGGGACTCGACCCTGGACGAGCGGACGACCCGGCTGCAGGACCAGACCGCCTGCGGTACGCCGGACGCACCGTCGACGAGCGGCCTGATCGCGTACGTCGACGACGAGCCGGCCGGATGGGTCGCGGTCGAGCCGCGCACGGCGTACCCGAAGTTGCGGACGTCGCGGGTGCCGTGGACGGACCGCACGGAGGACAAGGACGACGAGAGTGTCTGGGCCGTCACCTGCATGGTCGTCCGCAAGGGCTTCCGCGGCCGCGGGCTGACCTATCACCTCGCCCGCGCCGTGATCCCGTACGCCCGTGCCCGCGGCGCCCGGGCGCTGGAGGCGTACCCGATGCTCACCCAGCCCGGCAAGACCATCACCTGGGGCGAGCTCCACGTCGGTCCCCACCAGGCCTTCGAGGAAGCCGGCTTCCGTCAGGTCACCCACCCGACCCTGCGCCGCACGGTCATGCGCATCGACTTCTAG
- a CDS encoding DNA polymerase Y family protein, whose translation MSGGTVNGGTVGRGLIRTMVVWVPDWPVAAAAVATGRSPDEPIAVLEKGKVLATSATARAEGVRRGQRARDAQSRCPELVVLKYDPVIDARAFDPVISCLEAITPGVQVIRPGMCALKARGPARFYGGEEAAAAKLLDRLETYDVQGSRIGIADGPFAAEQAARVSSARTRVHVVPPGGSPEFLAPLPVDVLEQPALTDLLRRLGLRSLGAFAQLPGTEVLTRFGPDGAFAHRLARGYDDRPVTGREIPPELTRTLDFEPAVDRVDQVAFAVRSIADELIVRLTELGLVCTTLRVEVGTESGRIHEREWLHPRWFTAADVVDRVRWQLQGSGTATSELTSPVVRIRLVPDQADPVGAHADGLWGGGPDERIHRALSRVQSMLGHGAVVSVVIGGGRGFAERQTLVPWGDPAVPARPPDQPWPGAITGADPGRWPTLAPTTIFPEPIPAKVFAADGTQVAVTARGELSGTPTAFSLQPDRGDQVADSNKMHPITAWAGPWLTAERWWDPATESRQARFQFQTADTRAWLFTLHQATWQAQATYD comes from the coding sequence ATGAGCGGTGGGACGGTGAACGGTGGGACGGTGGGGCGTGGACTGATCCGGACGATGGTGGTCTGGGTGCCGGACTGGCCGGTGGCGGCGGCCGCGGTGGCGACCGGGCGTTCGCCGGACGAGCCGATCGCCGTTCTGGAGAAAGGAAAAGTGCTCGCCACCTCCGCCACCGCACGGGCCGAAGGGGTGCGCCGCGGGCAGCGGGCGCGGGACGCGCAGTCGCGTTGCCCGGAGCTGGTCGTGCTGAAGTACGACCCGGTGATCGACGCGCGCGCGTTCGACCCGGTGATCTCCTGCCTGGAGGCGATCACACCGGGCGTGCAAGTGATCCGGCCGGGGATGTGCGCGTTGAAGGCCCGCGGCCCGGCGCGGTTCTACGGCGGTGAGGAGGCGGCCGCGGCGAAGCTCCTCGACCGGCTGGAGACGTACGACGTACAGGGCAGCCGGATCGGGATCGCCGACGGGCCGTTCGCCGCGGAGCAGGCGGCTCGGGTGAGTTCCGCGCGGACCCGGGTGCACGTGGTGCCGCCGGGCGGTTCACCGGAGTTCCTCGCGCCGTTGCCGGTCGACGTCCTCGAGCAGCCGGCGCTCACGGACCTGCTGCGCCGGCTGGGGTTGCGGTCGCTGGGTGCGTTCGCGCAGCTGCCCGGGACCGAGGTGCTGACCCGGTTCGGTCCGGACGGCGCGTTCGCCCACCGGCTCGCCCGGGGGTACGACGATCGTCCGGTGACCGGCCGGGAGATCCCGCCGGAGCTCACCCGGACCCTCGACTTCGAGCCGGCCGTCGACCGCGTCGACCAGGTCGCGTTCGCGGTCCGGTCGATCGCCGACGAGCTGATCGTCCGGCTGACCGAGCTCGGGCTGGTGTGTACGACGCTGCGCGTCGAGGTCGGCACCGAGTCCGGCCGGATCCACGAGCGCGAGTGGTTGCACCCGCGCTGGTTCACCGCGGCGGACGTGGTGGACCGGGTGCGCTGGCAACTCCAGGGCAGTGGTACGGCGACCAGCGAGCTGACCTCACCCGTGGTCCGGATCCGGTTAGTCCCGGACCAGGCGGATCCGGTCGGCGCGCACGCCGACGGATTGTGGGGCGGCGGGCCGGACGAGCGGATCCACCGCGCGTTGTCGCGGGTGCAGAGCATGCTCGGTCACGGGGCGGTCGTGTCGGTGGTGATCGGTGGCGGCCGGGGGTTCGCGGAGCGGCAGACGCTGGTCCCGTGGGGCGATCCGGCGGTCCCGGCGCGGCCGCCGGACCAGCCGTGGCCGGGGGCGATCACCGGAGCGGACCCCGGGCGCTGGCCGACGCTCGCGCCGACCACGATCTTCCCGGAGCCGATCCCCGCGAAGGTGTTCGCCGCCGACGGCACCCAGGTCGCGGTCACCGCCCGCGGGGAGCTGTCCGGCACCCCCACCGCGTTCTCCCTGCAACCGGACCGCGGCGATCAAGTTGCCGACAGCAACAAGATGCACCCGATCACCGCCTGGGCCGGCCCCTGGCTCACCGCCGAGCGCTGGTGGGACCCCGCCACGGAGTCCCGCCAGGCCCGCTTCCAGTTCCAGACCGCCGACACCCGCGCCTGGCTCTTCACCCTCCACCAAGCCACCTGGCAAGCCCAGGCCACCTACGACTAG
- a CDS encoding methyltransferase, protein MLSNDKQQRARDDSVCGWLHGAAAAGGRIERALVTTMRFLAMVMGAAQGTLWLLAARWEAPGREVDVRARLPRPPAWVRAGYFTLVVPLVYPAVVAIAPGWGYAGPLNWSSPVDAILQGLGVAAWTAGVCVLVWASRAMGHFTGIDGVAEGQELVTSGPYRYVRHPIYACFTLVVIGLALTFRSYLLVAVTAVWLVASLWWVSAEEALLSSAEGFGDRYQAYRRTTGRFLPRVRP, encoded by the coding sequence GTGCTGTCCAACGACAAACAGCAGCGCGCGCGGGACGATTCTGTCTGTGGATGGCTACACGGCGCCGCCGCGGCCGGCGGTCGGATCGAGCGGGCTCTCGTGACGACCATGCGGTTCCTCGCGATGGTCATGGGCGCTGCCCAAGGCACCCTCTGGCTGCTGGCGGCCAGATGGGAAGCCCCCGGCCGCGAGGTCGACGTCCGGGCGCGTTTGCCCCGGCCTCCCGCTTGGGTTCGTGCAGGCTACTTCACCTTGGTCGTGCCGTTGGTCTATCCAGCTGTCGTTGCCATAGCGCCCGGCTGGGGATACGCCGGTCCGCTGAACTGGTCGTCACCTGTCGACGCGATCCTTCAAGGCCTCGGTGTGGCGGCGTGGACTGCTGGTGTGTGCGTCCTCGTCTGGGCGTCGCGGGCGATGGGTCACTTCACAGGGATCGATGGGGTGGCAGAGGGACAGGAACTCGTGACCTCGGGCCCGTACCGGTACGTGCGGCATCCGATCTACGCGTGTTTCACCCTGGTTGTCATAGGGCTCGCCCTTACGTTCCGCAGCTACCTCCTGGTGGCCGTGACAGCCGTGTGGCTCGTGGCAAGCCTGTGGTGGGTATCTGCGGAAGAAGCGTTGCTCTCGTCGGCCGAGGGCTTCGGTGACCGCTACCAGGCCTACCGCAGAACGACGGGCCGGTTCCTACCAAGAGTGCGCCCATAA
- a CDS encoding PPOX class F420-dependent oxidoreductase: MPRTIATNTKVELDGLLEFVRPRHHMLLMTTRADGAVQASPVSGGVDTEGRIVISSYPERAKSTNVKRSGKASVVVLSDEWNGAWVQVDGRGEVIELPDAVEPLVDYYRAISGEHPDWDEYREAMVKQGKCLIRITPERWSPIATGGFPARLAD; this comes from the coding sequence ATGCCAAGGACAATTGCCACCAACACCAAGGTCGAGCTGGACGGGTTGCTGGAGTTCGTGCGGCCGCGTCATCACATGTTGCTGATGACGACCAGGGCGGACGGGGCGGTGCAGGCCTCGCCGGTGTCGGGTGGTGTGGACACCGAGGGGCGGATCGTCATCTCGTCGTACCCGGAGCGCGCGAAGAGCACGAACGTGAAGCGATCCGGTAAGGCCAGTGTGGTCGTGCTGTCGGACGAGTGGAACGGCGCCTGGGTCCAGGTGGACGGCCGTGGCGAGGTGATCGAGCTGCCGGACGCAGTGGAGCCGCTGGTCGACTACTACCGTGCGATCTCCGGCGAGCACCCGGACTGGGACGAGTACCGCGAGGCGATGGTGAAGCAAGGCAAGTGCCTCATCCGCATCACCCCGGAGCGCTGGAGCCCGATCGCCACAGGTGGCTTCCCGGCCCGGCTGGCCGATTGA
- a CDS encoding PIG-L family deacetylase, translating into MRTALVVHAHPDDEVFATGAATSVLREQGWHVVLRVATAGMHGALDHLGASCSLLGINEWDWLGAVDQWIDDGGRSGPHSLAAASPDDLAEAIEVAAVVNEPELILTVGSDGLTGHPDHIAISQGVQRALRSLDCRALGARVRAQDVRAGERLIQQLAPGEQVGSGKVQGCDAPLEEIGGASEQRRRQALDEYYEGLGSSPLQELLGVHRASSDGLLLRAVFDAAGWQQDRFEELTAWSDAPSSR; encoded by the coding sequence ATGCGTACCGCGCTGGTCGTCCACGCACACCCGGACGACGAGGTGTTCGCCACAGGTGCCGCCACCTCGGTACTGCGTGAGCAGGGCTGGCATGTCGTACTGCGGGTCGCTACCGCCGGTATGCACGGGGCCCTCGATCACCTCGGCGCCTCCTGCTCACTGCTCGGAATCAACGAGTGGGACTGGCTGGGAGCGGTGGACCAGTGGATCGACGACGGCGGCCGCAGTGGACCACACTCCTTGGCCGCGGCGTCGCCGGACGACCTGGCCGAGGCGATCGAGGTCGCGGCCGTCGTGAACGAGCCGGAGCTCATCCTCACAGTTGGCAGTGACGGGCTGACAGGTCACCCGGACCACATCGCGATCTCTCAAGGGGTCCAGCGAGCGCTCCGGAGCCTCGACTGTCGTGCACTGGGTGCGCGAGTCAGAGCACAGGACGTGCGTGCCGGTGAGCGGCTGATCCAGCAGCTCGCACCGGGTGAGCAGGTCGGTTCAGGCAAGGTCCAAGGATGCGATGCACCGCTGGAGGAGATCGGCGGGGCGTCCGAGCAGCGACGGCGGCAGGCACTGGACGAGTACTACGAGGGTCTGGGGAGCAGCCCGCTCCAAGAACTCCTCGGAGTGCACAGGGCGAGCAGCGACGGGCTACTGCTGAGGGCTGTGTTCGACGCGGCCGGCTGGCAGCAGGACCGCTTCGAGGAGCTCACTGCTTGGAGCGACGCTCCATCGTCTCGGTGA
- a CDS encoding GntR family transcriptional regulator, producing the protein MIRRLELTPGGPTGRRTLAEEAAAELHELILSGELPSGTALRLEELAKRLDMSQMPIREGLRRMAALGLVEIVPHKGAWVRELSMEDLRDTHETRLSLESLAVRAAATRFSDSDASTARAALAEHVRLSKLGDNIASRQAHTEFHFAIYRAGGSRWLPRAIEPVWQNSERYRFGSRQTKARIEQTRREHQAILDACLAHDEEGAEAALREHLEGAMQRITETMERRSKQ; encoded by the coding sequence ATGATCCGACGACTCGAGCTCACGCCGGGGGGACCGACCGGGCGTCGTACGCTCGCCGAGGAAGCCGCCGCCGAACTGCACGAACTCATCCTGTCCGGCGAACTCCCCAGCGGTACGGCGCTCCGGCTCGAGGAGCTCGCCAAGCGACTCGACATGAGCCAGATGCCGATCCGGGAAGGACTGCGGCGAATGGCTGCGCTCGGACTGGTCGAGATCGTCCCGCACAAGGGCGCCTGGGTGCGGGAGCTGTCGATGGAGGACCTGCGCGACACCCACGAGACCCGGCTGTCGCTGGAGTCGCTGGCGGTCCGTGCGGCCGCGACGCGGTTCTCCGACTCGGACGCGTCGACCGCCCGGGCCGCGCTGGCCGAGCACGTCCGGTTGTCGAAGCTGGGCGACAACATCGCGTCCCGGCAGGCGCACACCGAGTTCCACTTCGCGATCTACCGGGCCGGAGGCTCGCGGTGGCTGCCGCGGGCGATCGAGCCAGTCTGGCAGAACAGCGAGCGCTACCGGTTCGGCTCCCGGCAGACCAAGGCCCGGATCGAGCAGACCCGCCGCGAGCACCAGGCCATCCTCGACGCGTGCCTGGCGCACGACGAGGAGGGCGCGGAGGCAGCGCTGCGCGAACACCTCGAAGGCGCCATGCAGCGCATCACCGAGACGATGGAGCGTCGCTCCAAGCAGTGA